In Caballeronia sp. Lep1P3, a single genomic region encodes these proteins:
- a CDS encoding DUF1059 domain-containing protein codes for MTRKYIDCREVPSDMNCTVALAADSEEELLEAAVQHAVSAHRHAESPELRAELKKFFHDGTPPIDRPGA; via the coding sequence ATGACACGCAAGTACATCGATTGCCGCGAAGTCCCGAGCGACATGAACTGCACCGTGGCGCTCGCCGCCGACTCCGAAGAGGAGCTGCTCGAAGCCGCCGTGCAGCACGCAGTCAGCGCGCACCGGCACGCGGAATCGCCCGAACTGCGCGCCGAGCTGAAGAAGTTCTTCCACGATGGAACGCCGCCCATCGACCGGCCGGGCGCATGA
- a CDS encoding DUF3293 domain-containing protein, translating into MNDHLSATPALPDATLAAYRAAIYRIDGPPSIDMTIGAKSADAAALLARYGATSGVFVTAFNPFGRELGAEDNAARHAALKAHIARAGLTALPGAGVDPKHIWSAETSLFVPGASDETADEWLIAFEQNAVVLVDADGIPHLRLHPRYR; encoded by the coding sequence ATGAACGATCATCTTTCTGCGACGCCGGCCTTGCCCGACGCGACGCTCGCCGCCTATCGCGCGGCCATCTATCGGATCGACGGCCCGCCGTCCATCGACATGACGATAGGCGCGAAAAGCGCTGACGCCGCGGCCTTGCTCGCGCGATATGGCGCGACGAGCGGCGTCTTCGTGACCGCGTTCAATCCATTCGGACGCGAACTGGGCGCAGAAGACAACGCGGCGCGTCACGCGGCGCTGAAGGCGCATATCGCACGCGCGGGATTGACCGCGTTGCCGGGCGCGGGGGTCGATCCGAAGCACATCTGGAGCGCCGAAACGAGTCTCTTCGTGCCCGGCGCGAGCGACGAGACCGCCGATGAGTGGTTGATCGCCTTCGAGCAGAATGCCGTCGTTTTGGTCGATGCAGACGGCATCCCGCACTTGCGCTTGCACCCGCGCTATCGCTAA
- a CDS encoding tautomerase family protein yields MPLVRIDLLQGKDAAYRATIGDAVYEAMRATLDVPENDRFQIVSEHSAPDFIVDRGYMGISRTDDCIVIQVTLSEGRDIAKKRAFYRAVVDALHERLDMRREDVFINLVEVRKENWSFGNGEAQYAPE; encoded by the coding sequence ATGCCGCTCGTCAGAATCGACCTGTTGCAGGGAAAGGACGCCGCGTATCGTGCGACGATTGGCGATGCCGTCTACGAAGCGATGCGCGCGACGCTCGACGTACCGGAGAACGATCGCTTCCAGATCGTCTCGGAACATAGCGCGCCGGATTTCATCGTGGATCGCGGCTATATGGGAATCAGCCGGACCGACGATTGCATCGTGATTCAGGTGACGTTGAGCGAGGGGCGCGACATCGCGAAGAAGCGCGCGTTTTACCGCGCGGTCGTCGATGCACTGCACGAACGGCTCGACATGCGCCGGGAAGACGTCTTCATCAATCTGGTCGAAGTCAGAAAAGAGAACTGGTCCTTCGGCAACGGCGAAGCGCAATACGCGCCCGAGTAA
- a CDS encoding 4'-phosphopantetheinyl transferase superfamily protein, protein MQPPCTPLQPDAPADVHVWRVDIALDAPLDAAAGNVLQAHEMERAGRFLRHHDAVRFTTMRAALRRLLASMTHADAAHLTFDTDAHGRPKLAMRDAPDFNVSHSGAHGLIAISRARRVGVDIEEARLSFDWRGLETSVLHDADARAIDALPQGARSGAWFACWTAKEAVLKAQGEGIGGEKLAMPGFSVLPLGGARRTRFALSKEAGSFDAVPLAAPAGYAAALAWSTE, encoded by the coding sequence ATGCAGCCGCCGTGCACGCCGTTGCAACCCGACGCGCCCGCCGACGTGCACGTGTGGCGTGTCGATATCGCGCTCGATGCGCCGCTCGACGCCGCCGCCGGAAACGTTCTGCAAGCACACGAAATGGAGCGCGCCGGGCGCTTTCTGCGCCATCACGATGCCGTGCGCTTCACGACGATGCGCGCGGCGCTGCGCAGGCTGCTTGCCTCCATGACGCACGCCGACGCCGCGCATCTAACGTTCGATACCGACGCCCACGGCAGGCCGAAACTCGCCATGCGCGATGCGCCCGATTTCAACGTGTCGCATTCGGGCGCGCACGGCCTGATCGCGATATCGCGTGCGCGGCGCGTGGGCGTCGATATCGAGGAAGCGCGGCTTTCGTTCGACTGGCGCGGGCTGGAGACATCGGTGTTGCATGATGCCGATGCCCGCGCGATCGACGCGCTGCCGCAAGGCGCGAGAAGCGGCGCATGGTTCGCGTGCTGGACCGCCAAGGAAGCCGTGCTAAAGGCGCAGGGCGAGGGCATCGGCGGCGAGAAGCTCGCGATGCCGGGCTTCTCCGTGCTGCCGCTCGGCGGCGCGCGCCGAACGCGTTTTGCGCTCTCCAAAGAAGCGGGCAGCTTCGATGCCGTACCGCTTGCCGCGCCCGCCGGCTATGCGGCGGCACTCGCCTGGTCCACGGAATAG
- a CDS encoding YgjP-like metallopeptidase domain-containing protein translates to MQHLKYLSAYPNALQDKVRRLIAQQQLGPYLDARYPHKHAVQSDRALYQYCADLKNEFIKVAPAIDKVYYDSKLDVLRHALGLHTAISRVQGGRLKAKKEIRIASLFRDTAPEFLRMIVVHELAHLRESEHNKAFYRLCELMQPGYHQIEFDLRLYLTHRDLIRTGVE, encoded by the coding sequence ATGCAACACCTGAAATACCTCAGCGCCTACCCCAACGCGCTGCAGGACAAGGTGCGCCGACTCATCGCCCAGCAGCAGCTCGGGCCGTATCTCGACGCGCGTTACCCTCACAAGCACGCGGTCCAGTCGGATCGCGCGCTCTACCAATACTGCGCGGATCTCAAGAACGAGTTCATCAAGGTCGCGCCCGCCATCGACAAGGTGTATTACGACAGCAAGCTCGACGTGCTGCGTCATGCGCTCGGACTGCATACGGCGATCTCGCGCGTGCAAGGCGGCAGGCTGAAGGCCAAGAAGGAGATTCGCATCGCGTCGCTCTTCAGGGACACGGCGCCGGAATTTCTGCGGATGATCGTCGTGCACGAACTCGCCCATCTGCGGGAAAGCGAGCACAACAAGGCGTTCTATCGTCTATGTGAATTGATGCAGCCCGGCTACCATCAGATCGAATTCGACCTGCGCCTGTACCTCACGCATCGCGATCTGATTCGGACCGGAGTGGAATAA
- a CDS encoding metal-dependent hydrolase has translation MASSKAHHATGWAAGIIAAALTSKATGVDYIACALALLGGVVGATAPDWLEVAWWTRKRKLWVTHRTVTHWGIGWAALAALSWHLLGRHPAVPFAFGFACGGIMHLLADWPNPLGVPWIAARHSLRLWTSGHCDLIVVGAAWVAALYVVDGVWFHHEYGRMLLHALHA, from the coding sequence ATGGCATCGAGCAAGGCCCATCACGCGACCGGATGGGCAGCGGGCATCATCGCGGCGGCGCTTACGAGCAAGGCCACGGGCGTGGATTACATCGCGTGCGCGCTCGCGCTTCTTGGCGGCGTCGTGGGCGCGACCGCCCCCGACTGGCTCGAAGTCGCGTGGTGGACGCGCAAGCGCAAGCTCTGGGTCACGCATCGCACGGTTACGCATTGGGGCATCGGCTGGGCCGCGCTCGCCGCGCTCTCGTGGCATCTGCTCGGGCGTCATCCGGCCGTGCCTTTCGCGTTCGGCTTCGCGTGCGGCGGAATCATGCATCTGCTCGCGGACTGGCCGAATCCGCTCGGCGTGCCGTGGATCGCGGCGCGGCATTCGCTCAGGCTGTGGACGAGCGGGCATTGCGATCTCATCGTGGTCGGCGCGGCGTGGGTTGCGGCACTTTATGTCGTGGATGGTGTCTGGTTTCATCATGAGTATGGCCGCATGCTGCTGCATGCGCTGCATGCCTGA
- a CDS encoding LEA type 2 family protein: MQSNHARSRFFLVMLAFFAVLALSGCAGLLTRDAPRVNVAGIEPLEGQGLEMRFAVKLRVQNPNDTPIDFDGVALDLDVNGRAFASGVSPQRGTIPRFGEAVVSVPVTVSAWSVARQALGFASGDAVTKVSYVARGRLAGGPFGGARFSDQGTIDFPTGSGAFGY, encoded by the coding sequence ATGCAATCGAATCACGCGCGAAGCCGTTTCTTCCTCGTCATGCTCGCCTTCTTCGCGGTCCTCGCGTTGAGCGGATGCGCAGGCTTGCTCACCCGCGACGCGCCGCGCGTGAACGTCGCGGGCATCGAGCCGCTCGAAGGGCAAGGCCTCGAGATGCGCTTCGCGGTGAAGTTGCGCGTGCAGAATCCCAACGACACGCCGATCGATTTCGACGGCGTCGCGCTCGATCTCGACGTGAACGGCCGCGCGTTCGCGAGCGGCGTCTCGCCGCAGCGCGGCACGATCCCGCGCTTCGGGGAAGCTGTTGTCTCCGTGCCGGTGACGGTCTCGGCGTGGTCGGTGGCGCGGCAGGCACTCGGCTTTGCGAGCGGCGACGCGGTCACCAAAGTCTCCTACGTCGCGCGGGGGCGGCTCGCGGGCGGACCGTTCGGCGGCGCGCGTTTCTCGGATCAGGGCACGATCGACTTCCCGACCGGCAGCGGCGCGTTCGGTTACTGA